TTTCTCGCTGGTGTCATTCTTTGGCAAACTGAACTATACATTCAATGAAAGATATCTGGCTTCATTCACTATACGCCGCGACGGCAGTAGCCGCTTTGGTAAGAACAACCAATATGGTACGTTCCCATCAGTAAGTGCAGGATGGCGCTTGTCAGAGGAAGAGTTCATGAAGTTTACTGAGGACTGGCTCGATAACCTTAAGGTGCGTTACTCTTGGGGACAGACAGGTAACCAGGAGATATCCAACACAGCTCGATATACTCTTTATCGTCCTGTCGTTTCAACAGGTTTATGGGGCAGTGGAGCTGCTGGTTCTTCATACGACATTGCCGGAAGCAATGGCGGCTATGAGCTGTCAAACGGTTATGTACGCTCGCAGCGAGGCAATGAGGATATCAAGTGGGAGACAACAACCCAGAATAATATTGGTATAGACTTCGCATTCTTGAAAAATGAGGTCTATGGCTCGTTCGATTGGTTCAACAAGAAGACCACAGACATTCTTCTCTTCATGGAAGGCATTGCCGCCATGGGTGAAGGCAGCGGCCAGTGGATTAACGCCGGTGAGGTGAAAAACAACGGTTGGGAATTCTCATTGGGCTATCGTCACAAGCTGTCAAACGGTTTCTCATGGGACATCAACGGCAACATCAGCCGCTACACCAACGAGATTACCAAACTGCCAGAGACCGTTGCTGCCAACGGTAAGTATGGTGGCAATGGCGTGAAGAGCGTAGTAGGCCACCCAATGTTCTCACAGGTTGGTTATATTGCTGACGGCATTTTCAAAAGTCAGAACGAAATCGACAATCACGCTACTCAACAGGGAGCTGGCCTTGGTCGCATACGTTATAAGGACCTGAATGGTGACGGCAAGATTACTGAAGACGACCAGGACTGGATCTATGACCCGACACCAGACTTTACATGGGGTCTGAACATCTATCTGCAATACAAGAACTGGGACCTGACAATGTTCTGGCAGGGTGTACAGGGCGTCGATGTGGACTGTCGCGGTTATAAGTCGCAGACTGACTTCTGGGCCAACTCTGCAATAAACGTACCTTATCTGAACAAGGGTGTGCGTGTCCTTGACGCATGGAGTCCCGCTAACCCAGGCAGCGATATTCCTGCTCTGACCACAAGCGACACCAACAACGAGGGGCGCGTTAGCTCATACTACATAGAGAATGGCTCTTATGCTAAACTCCGTACCATACAGTTAGGTTACAACATGCCGAAGAGCATCATAGACAAGCTTCATATGGAACGCATGCGCATTTACTTGTCTGCTCAAAACTTATTAACGATCAAGAGTAGCAATTTTACTGGCAACGATCCTGAGAACCCAGGATTCGGATATCCCATTCCTCTCAACCTCACTTTTGGATTGAACGTAGGATTCTAAAACAGCGAATTAATAATGAATTTCACGACTAAAAGAATTACAGTTATGAAGACAATATATAGACTTTTATGCACAATCTGCGTATTCGGTGGTTTGATGAGTTGCTCTGACTTCTTAGAAGAGCAGGTGCCTCAGGCTACGCTTACTCAAGACGAGGTGAAAGATCCTGAGTATATAGACAATGTGATTGTTTCAGCATATGCCGGACTTGTATCTATAGAAGATATGAACGCCTCTTTCTCGCTGTGGAACTACGACACACGTTCCGACGATGCCTATGTTGGCGGTTCCGACTTCTCTGACGGCGAACCCTTCCACCGATTGGAAAAAGGAACAGGCGTGATGACTACCGACTGGCCTTTCAGTTCCATTTGGAACAAATTCTACAGCTATCTGTCGCGCATATCGCTATCACTTGACATGCTGAAAGAGGCCGATCAGTCAAATGCGATTATTAAGCAACGCACTGCCGAGATGAAATTTCTGCGTGCCTATGGCCATTTCCAGCTGAAGCGTCTGTTCAAGAAGATTCCTTTCGTAAACAAGTCAAATATGACAGAGGATGATTATAACAACCTCTCAAACACTGAGTACACCAATGACGAGGGTTGGCAGCAAATCATCAACGATCTGGAAGAAGCCTATAACGTACTGCCTGAGACACAATCTGATAAGGGTCGTCCTACGAAAGCAGCTTGTGCAGCTTTCCTGGCCAAGGTTTATCTTTACAAGGCCTATCATCAAGACGATGTCAACAGTAATCAGGTTACATCCATCAATGAGGCAGACTTACAGAAAGTTATCGAATACACCGATCCTTCCATCTATGCCAAAGGAGGTTACGGACTTGAGAGCGACCTGCATAATAATTTCCGTCCTGAGGAGCAGTACGAGAATGGCAAGGAAAGCCTTTGGGCCATCCAATATTCAAAGAACGACGGTACAACCTATGGTAATCTGAACTTCTCAAATCGTCTGATTGTACCTTGCATTCCTAAAGTTCACGATTCAGGTTGCGACTTCTATAAGCCTTCTCACAATCTGGTTGATGCTTACCGCACAAATAGCGATGGTCTGCCTATGCTTGATAACTTTGCAACTGTAGATTATAAAGTAGGGTCTGCTGAGACCGTTGACCCACGACTGTTTATCACCGTAGGCGTGCCTGGTACACCTTACATGTTCAATACCTCCTTCATGATGTCAGAGACTGGTGCCTGGAGCCGTTCAGGAGGTACATTCGGCTATTTCGTATCACTGAAGCAGAATGTTAATCCCATACTGACAGATAACTATCTTTACCTGTGCGACTCACAATGGGCCAGCTCCATGAACCGCATTGTCTTCCGCTATGCTGATGTTTTGCTAATGCGCGCCGAGGCTCTTGCTCAGCTTAACAATACTGCCGAAGCAGTTATCTTTGTCAATCAGGTGAGAGACCGTGCAATAAGTATGATGACCAACAGCGTAGTGGCTGGCTATCCTAACAAGTATGGCATCCATTATGC
This region of Prevotella sp. E13-27 genomic DNA includes:
- a CDS encoding RagB/SusD family nutrient uptake outer membrane protein; translation: MKTIYRLLCTICVFGGLMSCSDFLEEQVPQATLTQDEVKDPEYIDNVIVSAYAGLVSIEDMNASFSLWNYDTRSDDAYVGGSDFSDGEPFHRLEKGTGVMTTDWPFSSIWNKFYSYLSRISLSLDMLKEADQSNAIIKQRTAEMKFLRAYGHFQLKRLFKKIPFVNKSNMTEDDYNNLSNTEYTNDEGWQQIINDLEEAYNVLPETQSDKGRPTKAACAAFLAKVYLYKAYHQDDVNSNQVTSINEADLQKVIEYTDPSIYAKGGYGLESDLHNNFRPEEQYENGKESLWAIQYSKNDGTTYGNLNFSNRLIVPCIPKVHDSGCDFYKPSHNLVDAYRTNSDGLPMLDNFATVDYKVGSAETVDPRLFITVGVPGTPYMFNTSFMMSETGAWSRSGGTFGYFVSLKQNVNPILTDNYLYLCDSQWASSMNRIVFRYADVLLMRAEALAQLNNTAEAVIFVNQVRDRAISMMTNSVVAGYPNKYGIHYAVGKYNGTYSKEEMMKIVKMERRLELAMESERFFDLVRWGDAATVLNKYYSDESKKMSFLNGSSFTANKNEYLPIPFEQMAASNGHYTQNCGEW